One part of the Laspinema palackyanum D2c genome encodes these proteins:
- a CDS encoding DUF928 domain-containing protein — protein sequence MARQQTNVPLTLLFTLSLNVAWVGGIFNPAQAQSSSDAQRLQTGAIAQVTFNPPGKGQPRNTAGGASRDGNSCVQEPQLSSGCVTPLSPEAYQGLTVADRPTFYVYVPKTSARELFFALKDENNQHHYQTSIPVPEGEGAVMAIALPDDAPPLEIGQTYSWTFILIDETGLKPDSPGVQGDIRRVEANSLTLGSQQADPTLELAQQYGNAGIWYDMMTTLVQLRQSSPNDPTILESWMGLLASVGLESIATKPIAQP from the coding sequence ATGGCAAGGCAACAGACTAATGTACCTCTAACCCTCTTGTTCACCCTATCCTTAAATGTGGCATGGGTGGGAGGAATTTTTAATCCAGCGCAGGCTCAGTCCAGCAGCGATGCTCAACGGCTACAAACCGGGGCGATCGCTCAAGTCACTTTCAATCCCCCCGGCAAGGGGCAACCTCGCAATACCGCAGGGGGTGCTTCCCGGGATGGAAATTCCTGTGTGCAAGAACCACAGTTGTCTAGTGGGTGCGTCACACCACTCTCCCCAGAAGCATATCAGGGGTTGACCGTAGCCGATCGCCCGACGTTTTACGTTTATGTTCCTAAAACCTCAGCGAGGGAGCTATTTTTCGCCCTCAAAGATGAAAATAATCAGCATCACTACCAAACCAGTATCCCGGTACCTGAAGGCGAAGGTGCAGTCATGGCGATCGCCTTACCCGATGATGCACCACCTTTAGAAATCGGCCAAACCTATAGCTGGACCTTTATCCTCATTGATGAAACCGGACTCAAACCCGATAGTCCCGGTGTCCAGGGAGACATTCGCCGTGTGGAAGCCAACTCCCTAACCCTCGGTTCCCAGCAGGCTGATCCCACCCTGGAACTCGCGCAGCAGTACGGAAACGCCGGGATTTGGTATGACATGATGACCACCTTAGTCCAGCTTCGGCAGTCCAGTCCCAATGACCCGACAATCCTAGAGAGTTGGATGGGCTTATTAGCCTCAGTTGGATTAGAGTCCATTGCCACCAAACCCATTGCACAGCCTTAA